The following are from one region of the Zymoseptoria tritici IPO323 chromosome 13, whole genome shotgun sequence genome:
- a CDS encoding 40S ribosomal protein S9: MAPRSYSKTYKVPRRPFESARLDAELKTVGEYGLRNKREVWRVGLTLSKIRRAARQLLTMDEKDPKRLFEGNALIRRLVRVGVLDESRMKLDYVLALKVEDFLERRLQTCVYKLGLAKSIHHARVLIRQRHIRVGKQIVNVPSFIVRLDSQKHIDFALTSPFGGGRPGRVRRKKAAAAANKDAGGDDAGDEEEE; this comes from the exons ATGGCCCC ACGCAGTTACTCCAAGACCTACAAGGTCCCACGTCGTCCATTCGAGTCGGCTCGTCT TGACGCCGAGTTGAAGACCGTCGGAGAATATGGTCTCCGCAACAAGCGTGAGGTGTGGCGCGTCGGCCTCACCCTCTCCAAGATTCGTCGTGCCGCTCG TCAGCTTCTCACCatggacgagaaggaccCCAAGCGTCTCTTCGAAGGCAACGCTCTCATTCGCCGTCTGGTCCGTGTCGGTGTGCTCGACGAGTCCCGCATGAAGCTCGATTACGTGCTTGCCCTCAAGGTTGAGGATTTCTTGGAGCGCCGCCTCCAGACTTGCGTGTACAAGCTCGGCCTCGCCAAGTCCATTCACCACGCTCGTGTTCTCATCCGCCAGCGCCACATCCG CGTCGGCAAGCAAATCGTCAACGTCCCATCCTTCATCGTCCGTCTCGATTCGCAGAAGCACATCGACTTCGCCCTTACCTCGCCATTCGGTGGTGGACGTCCCGGTCGTGTGCGGAGAAAGAAGGCCGCCGCTGCCGCCAACAAGGAtgctggtggtgatgatgctggcgatgaggaggaggagtaa